GACTTGACAGTTTATTTTATAACAACGGATAAGGAAATCTATTGAAATCATAGAACTATAGGAAATAGAATATACATTCCCATTCAAGTTGACGTTAAATggtgggtggactggcggccatctTTCTGGTAGTAATTGGAAGTTAAAGTTTCAATGTCAATGGTGTACCAGTTAAATTGCAGgggtctgaagggataggtccattctattaattatatttctatgatttgaAATGACACCCAGCCTGTATTCAAGAGTAGGCTGTCTCAACCGATGACGGGCACAACACAAAATCCACAGATGTAAAAtaggtctaagctacaacatttGTGGAAAGAAAGAAAAGTCTGAGTTTACCAATTACCAAGTCATTGGTTCATTCTGGACCTTAACAGGTGTGATTGGTTCATTCTACAGGTATGTGACAGCCAGGGTTAAGATGAGTttaggcagagaggaagaggtgaagcgagaggCATAACTGGtcccaaaatctgtcttctccagcaggtgccttttgaaatgtccctttaaattAAAACCAAAAATCTAATTTTTGTTTCATGAATTTTTCGATATAGcgaattttgactttgtggctgtggtaactagtggaaaccgttgtgcctgttgttcacatgcgtatctgccctctcattggctagaatggtcccacctgatcttgccccCATCCCAACTCATTTTTTAAGAAATGTATTTTaattgttagagcggccactagagtatctggtcaatataatagATAATCTGTGGTTTAGGGCATATCTCGCTCTTGAGTCTCTTCACTCTATTTCCCAGCTCAGGCGTAAATACATACCTAGATCGATAAGAGGATTAAGGTTAGAGAGAGATTCTGTTTGAAACAGGTTTGGGACCAGCAACCCTCATCATGCTGTACAGGGTGTTCACCAGGGGACATCTCTGGGGAACTGAATGCCATAGTGATGCACCGTGCTGATTACTACAGGGCTAACCCAAAGCAGGTGGTTCATATTCCAAATGTTTTTGTGTTGTGAATGATCTAGGCTACCTCACGCTTTTTGAGTTTTCTCATGACCCAGAACCACCAAGTAAACAAAATCAGGGTTTCTAGCCAGGCCATCCCATATCATCTGTGACCCACAAGGTCTATTCAGTAAACACATTTCTTAGACGAATCTCCTCCTCCAGAGTATTTAACCTGATTAGACCACAGTAGTCATGCCTCTATTAGATTGACCTGACTGACTGGAACTCTCTCTGTTTGGGGTGGGGGGGTTCAGTTCATCAAAGGAAGCTGGAAGGCCTTCAAAGacacttaaagggatagttatgGATTTTGCCATTGAGgccatttatctacttccccagattggaatgaactcgtggataccatttttatgtattTGCATCCTGTATGaatgaagttagaggtagtttcgcaagtTGTTAATCTCTGTCTTTGTACTGAGTCATGGTTTTGGGTCCAACTCCAGCCAGCCACTATCTCTCTCTTTGGGAGAGATCTGACCTTTCTACAGTGGTCTGGAGTTAGGCCCTTGCGTGATGTTAGAGGCTCTGTAGAGTGTTTATGTGCGTGCCGAGTGTGCATGTCATGCACGTGTttgtacaatgtgtgtgtgtagtctaaaCGCGTCTGAAATGAGGAGCATGTGATTCTGGCAGGAGAAGTAGATCAGGTAGAGATCAGGGTCAggtgagatttttttctctctctctctgctctctctcttctttctctcccctcttatcttctctctctgctctctctctgtctcgctctctctgttctttctctcccctctgtctctctctctgctctgtctctctctctgctctctgttctttctctcccctctgtctctctctctgctctctgttctttctctcccctctgtctttcttctctctctgctgtcgtCAGAGCCTCTGCTATCTGCCTGCCTGCAACgtgtttccctctcctctccctccctccctccctctctttctggctCTCCCGTGCCTTCTCTTAACCAGAGGATATGTCGTTATCTGTGtttggtctttctctctgacaaACACATACTTCCAGTAATAGCAAAAGTCACAAGCAGACATTGGCTGTATACTACAGTAACTTTACCCTGTTTATAAGCCAATGACGCTACACTACTTCCTTGTTTTCATTCATAAATTGTATTGGTGCTTAGGTACATTGATATGTGTGTAGGTTCTTAAGTGTATGTCTTGGGGTGAaagggtgggtggatggatggatcagTTTTGGTAGTATTTATGATTGACTGACTGGGACTGTGAGTGAGATATATCTGCAGAGTATTCATGGTTATATAGTTCAGGTAGACTGAAACCTTTTGAACTCTGGTAGGGTCACTGAAGGTCACACTGAAGGTCAGTGAGCCATGTCCTACTCACCATCTGCTACTATTGATATACTGTctctaatggtgtgtgtgtgttgtcctctcctcctgtcacgTAGTCTCTGAGATTTCCTGGCAGCAGCAGTGTTTGCCTGGGCCCATTCCAGTTCCAGGCTCTATGATGAGGGAGAGGTTAATCATTAGTCCCATGCTCTCCCTGTTCTATGGGGGAGAGGGCCATGGGGGCATGGGATAGAGGACTACATGATGGGGTAGAGGACTACATGATGGGGTAGAGGACTACATGATGGGGTAGAGGACTACATGATGGGGTAGAGGACTACATGATGGGGTAGAGGGGCTgtggggagcagagagaggaactaGAAGGATCGTTTGGAAGTTCAGAATGAGTATAGTGGGGTAGATTTAATTTCAGATCTAGCTTTGTATTTGATTTCGTCCGCCCGTGCTGTGTGACTGTTGCCAGTATCATAACGAGGTTGCACAATCTTTACCCAGTGAACTTTCACCAGCAGCAGGGCAGGCTGCAGCGAGGTTTGTTTGCTTAAGAAAGCCAGACCTTGACCACCCTCCTTTACGCCTTCCTTGCACACTAACTTTTAATTGGTTAGCCAACCAGGAAATGAACTTGATACAGTATTAACAAACCTTAAAATAGGAAAGGAATGTGTTACTACATGGATTTAATAAATATTCTGCCAATACAGTGGTAGTTAATGGTTAATGTTGTACGCTCCTTGTGCGTCTCTGTGCCACACTACACTATTTCTATTCCCTTATTATTGGACACAATAGACTACTCTATTCCCTTTCTATTGGAAGTATCTGCAGTCACAGTGTAGCCTATACTGTAGCTTGGCTATTAGTTTACTGTAAAACTATTTGGCTTTCACCACATTGTCATTTTCTGTGTAATAAACTCTCTcggtctcctctgttctcctctcctcctgaaaaATCCTTCATTCTGcacggttctctctctctctctctctctctctctctctctctctctctctctctctctctctctgctctctcgctctctctctctctctctctctctctctctctctctctctctctctctctctctctctctctctctctctctctctctctctctctctctctctctctctctctctctctctctctctctctctctctctctctctctctctctctctctctctctctctctctctctctctctctctctctctctcatatctctccttcctccagccTCTCTGGTGGAACTCCAGTATGTAAGGAATGCCAGATCCTTTGGGAGATCTTGAATCCAGTCAGTGGATGACTGACAGGCCTAAGACCTGCCCCCTCCTCAGATTGCACCCAGGCCTATATCCTGTCTCCTAAACCCTTCTCATATAGAACAGGATCAGGGACCAAGGATCAATGACACCTCTTTGTCTTGGCTCACCGTGTGATGCGTTATGAACTTACTCTTTTCTCATACACACGTGTGCTtgccccacccacccacccacacacatctTAACCTTCTCTCCATATCTTTACCTCTTTCTATTCTGTCTATCTCTTCATCTCCCTCTTAACTGTGTCtaaaccctcctctctctccctgtctctccagcCTCCATCCCGTTCTTTGCATGTGAGCTGAAGGCTGTGACTCCATACCGGAGGGGTTTCTTCTGTGGGGACCAGAGCATCACCTACCCCTACCTGGAGAGAGAGGCCATCCCTGACACGCTGCTCATCGCTGGGGGCATCATCATCACTGGCCTCACGGTGAgattcacacacaacacaacacagcacaacacacacTGTAGGATCTTACTGAGTATATACACATGACATACTATCACCACTTACACACTCACTggaagtacagtgaggggaaaaaagtatttgatccccagctgattttgtacgtttgcccactgacaaagaaatgctcagtctataattttaatggtaggtttatttgaacagtgagagatagaataacaacaaaaaaatccagaaaaacgcatgtcaaaaattttcgcaaatggaagaaacacaaaagacctgtcaatctccctcggcctggggctccatgcaagatctcaccttgtggagttgcaatgatcatgagaacggtgaggaatcagcccagaactacatgggaggatcatgtcaatgatctcaaggctgctaggaccatagtcaccaagaaaacaattggtaacacactacgccgtgaaggactgaaatcctgcagtgcctgtaaggtccccctgctcaagaaagtgcatatacatgcccgtctgaagtttgccaatgaacatctgaatgattcagaggagaactgggtgaaagtgttgtggtcatatgagaccaaaatggagctcttcggcatcaactcaactcgccgtgtttggaggaggaggaatgctgcctatgaccccaagaacaccatccccaccgtcaaacatggaggtggaaacattatgctttggaggtgtttttctgctaaggggacaggacaacttcaccgcatcaaagggacgatggacggggccatgtaccgtgaaatcttgggtgagaacctccttcactcagccagggcattgaaaatgggtcgtggatgggtattccagcatgacaatgacccaaaacacatggccaaggcaacaaaggagtggctcaagaagaagcacattaaggtcctggagtggcctagccagtctccagaccttaatcccatagaaaatctgtggagggagctgaaggttcgagttgccaaacgtcagcctcgaaaccttaatgacttggagaagatctgcaaagaggagtgggacaaaatccctcctgagatgtgtgcaaacctggtggccaactacaagaaacgtctgacctctgtgattgccaacaagggttttgccaccaagtactaagtcatgttttgcagaggggtcaaatacttatttccctcattaaaatgcaaatcaatttataaaatttttgaaatgcgtttttctggatttttttgttcgttattatgtctctcattgttcaaataaacctaccattaaaattatagactgatcatgtctttgtcagtgggcaaacgtacaaaatcagcaggggatcaaatactttttttccctcactgtagatgtatTTATAAGCCATTCAATATTTAGCCTTTATTTAGTCAGGtcattgagaacacattctcttttACAATATGCTGAGAAAGTGTGGCGTCATTTCTCTAGCGGTGTCTACCTCAGCTTATTGACTAAGAGGACTGCTTCTAACTCTTGCACCTCCTTTTCTTCCCTGGCCAGATTGCGCTGGGCGAGTGTCACCGGGTTCGATTCCGTGAGGTGCACTCGCGGGCGTTCGTGCGCAACCTCTACGTGTCCTGCCTCTACAAGGAGCTGGGCAGCTTCCTGTTCGGCTGCTGCGTGGGCCAATCACTGACCAACATGGCCAAGCTGAGCGTGGGGCGCCTGCGACCTAACTTCCTGTCGGTGTGCAACGTGACATACGCCTCGCTCAACTGCGTCCCCGGCTCCTACATGGCCCAGGTCACCTGCAGGCAGCCCAAAGACAAGATGGTGGAGGAGGCCAGGTCAGTCCTGAGAGAGACGCCTCCCTATTCACACTATAGGGCCAAGCCGAGCCAAACCTGGCCAAACTGCCCTGGCCTGGTTATGTATCCACCATAGTTACTGGAACCGTGGTGTTGGGCTGAATTTTTCCATTGTTATGCAATCCTGAAAAGTCATGAACTGACTGGAATTTAGATGGAATAGACCCAAACGCCGAAAGCCTAGTCAAAGTGAAAGTTTGTCTTTGTTAGAAACTGTTGGTTTATTGCCATAGATTGAGATGGAGCAATATTGACACTAGATCACTGGGTTAATGATTAACATCCCTGTTATCCCTTTATGTTTCAGGAAGTCCTTTTTCTCTGGCCATTCCTCTTTTGCCATGTACACCATGCTCTACCTGGCGGTAAGTGTCACTGGCGATTGGGGAGACACACGTGCCTGTGGCGACATAGAACAGCACACCTGCCAAGTAACATTTATACACCTGAAGTCACCTGCTTTAGCTGGGATTACTGCATATTTGTTGAAGGAATGAAATAATGATTTATGACAGTTTTTCACTTTCACTGCAGTTATGAAAGAAAATATTGGACACTTTGTTCCTGTAGAGACAGAgtgcacactcactcacacacgcacgcacaaacgcTCAGACATTCaagcacactcacatacacacattgtACATGCAAACTCTGAAAGAAGAGGCCTCTGAGAAAAGCAACTTTTCAAAAGGCATCCTGCCTcaaatgaaaagagagagggagaaagagtgagGAAAGGTTTTCCACAGGGAACATGAATAGATGGAGAGCAGACAGAGCACTCCTTGTTTTGGGtcgggggaggtgggggggggggggggctgctgAGAGATCGACAGGCTTCTTTCAACAAGAGaaccccacttctctctctctcctctctctactggaCCATTGGTGAGGAACACATTGTGGGGGGAGAAATGACAGAGGAAGACAAAAGCCCATCATGGCTCAAGCATTTGTTCCCGTAATGTATTCATTGACATTCTAAATGGTATTCCTCCTCTTCATTAAGTCTCCAATGGTCTGGAATATGACTGGAATAATCGCAAAACTATTTACGGGAAATATATATGAACATTTCTATCTGAGAAAAGGAGAGAAATCACCATTCAAAAACATTGTTAATAGATTTCTTGGGTCCTCCACTCACCTCCTAATCACCTATTAAtcagaaagggacagagagaaagagggagagaaagagagtgaggcaTTGAGAGCAGTTGAGTGGCCTGAGAAAAACGGGGGGCCTCGTTCTtcgttctctcctccctccctccatcctcccgccGTCCCATCTGTGGCGTATAGCTAGTGTTACTACTGCAGACTGACTGTATCCTTTAGAGTGCATGGGACCTGCAGTGACATGCAGCCAGGGCCCTGGGCCAGCTGCTGGGGTTGGAGGGTAAGAAGAGCGACACCTGCTTCCAGTCAGTGAGCCAACCCCCCCTAACCAgctcccctccccctccagaGGAATGTGTTCCACATGTTCCAGTGACAGGCCCAGGCAGCAGTCACCTCATAAACAGCACCATGCATCTCCGCAGTTAACCCCTGACCCCCCCAGTCAGTCTcggtctggtccctgactgacaCTCCTCCTCTACTGTAGTAATGATGGGGCCTGGAGGGCGAGATGAGATGGAAGAGAGGTTTATTAGGGTGCTGAGCCCAGTGTGGATGGACTAATGCCAGGTCCTCTTCCTTACCCTCTGGACGTCTGTGTGTTAACTGTGTTTAATGTACCATGTGACCAGATCACTGTGTAAAGAACGAACTACATTGCAGTTTATGCACACACCACAGACGCATGCAAACATGTATGATAGTGCctacgcacgcgcacacacacacacacacacacacacacacacacacacacacacacacactcctcatatTTGAAGGCTCTAAACATGTGACCCTGCTCTCCTTCTCCAGTTCTACCTGCAGGCGCGGTTGTCATGGCGAGGGGCTCGTCTGCTGCGCCCGCTGCTGCAGTTCCTGCTGGTGATGATAGCCGTGTACACCGGGCTGAGCCGCATCTCCGACTACCGCCACCATCCCACCGACGTGATCACCGGCTTCATCCAGGGAGGCCTCACCGCCTACTGGGTGGTAagtgtctgtctctcccctccctctggctCTATGGAGCTGTGGGACTGCAAACAAATGTGTCCATGTATGATCTCCTATGTAAGTCAGGCTTACAGGATGAAATAATGTCAACAATGCCTGCCTAAACAATGACGGGGCATCACATGTCCTATCTATCTGCCTATACAATCTGTATTTGGTGGGACCTTATCTGGCTCAGGCTGAGCAGTATAACCAGTCTCTCTGGTGGTTGGGATATCTGTCTTGTGTTTGACGGATTCTCTTGGTTGTCTTTGTGTGTTTGACGGACGGTGTTCAAACTCTATGTATCTGTTTGACGGACAGTGTTCCATCTCTATGTATCTGTGTTTGACGGACAGTGTTCCATCTCTATGTATCTGTGTTTGACGGACAGtgttttatctgtctctctctccaggccttCTATATTTCCTCCATGTTTAAGAACAACCGTCCAGACCTGTCTCCCACCAGCATGTCCCTGGAGAGCCCCCTGTCCAGCCAACAGACCGTCTGCTAGCACCACCTAACCCAACACACCCCTCCTCACCTACCTGGACCCGGACGgatgggagaaaagagagagggagtgagggagagagggagcgagagacagtCAGATAGCAGAGGTGAGCAGCACatggagggacagggagggagagaaagaaatggGGAGAGGTGTGTGAaaagggagggagatgagagaagaggtAGATGGAGGTAGAGAGCGTTCTAGCAAGCACACACATGCTCTGATGAATACGTcaagacacatgcacgcacacacagtgcCACCtcactcactaacacacactaccatctaacacacacacccaccaaatCACAGCACATTTGACTGTAGAGTACAACCCGTCCATATGGAGATATGCATAGTAATTTTACAGATATTTTTATATATGAAAAACAACAAAAGTTTCTATTTTTCAAATGGGAGTCGTAGATGAAGCTGCTAATGATAATGATTTTTGTCCTGTTCTAAGTAGAATATGTTTTAAATGTGATGG
This sequence is a window from Coregonus clupeaformis isolate EN_2021a chromosome 7, ASM2061545v1, whole genome shotgun sequence. Protein-coding genes within it:
- the LOC121568857 gene encoding phospholipid phosphatase 3, which gives rise to MQKFNSTHTNTLPRDAELQQRLADNGGAGEAMKENGAGKNHILAEPADSSLCTKRKMLVGLDVFCLFVASIPFFACELKAVTPYRRGFFCGDQSITYPYLEREAIPDTLLIAGGIIITGLTIALGECHRVRFREVHSRAFVRNLYVSCLYKELGSFLFGCCVGQSLTNMAKLSVGRLRPNFLSVCNVTYASLNCVPGSYMAQVTCRQPKDKMVEEARKSFFSGHSSFAMYTMLYLAFYLQARLSWRGARLLRPLLQFLLVMIAVYTGLSRISDYRHHPTDVITGFIQGGLTAYWVAFYISSMFKNNRPDLSPTSMSLESPLSSQQTVC